The uncultured Sphaerochaeta sp. genome includes a window with the following:
- a CDS encoding ABC transporter substrate-binding protein produces MRRTLLLVLLLAIPMMVFAGGDAEKAAPVKQIRVADQVPGLITPGVWDGQVFSMNSSIYEYLMEINAETGELDPVLATSWETDAGKVWTFKLRKGVKFHNGSDFTAEDVKFTLERTQDPDLGHLKKSDFEVMESVRVVDDYTVEVTLKEPRPTFVYQMTDYSMAILSSEYDYDSYGETKPMGTGPFMMNQLVPKESALLEKNPNYWAEGLPKVDQIAIYFVGDIDASISMLESDRVDVVPFITPEIKQRLDGVDGISVISPYQEQRFISMRVDEAPFDDNRVRLAFKYAMDPEVIARSTAKMELGDGVYYNETPIMNALAEYKEIPLRERNIAKAKELLADAGYPNGLSTELYYASDHPFGKELSQTVKELAAEAGFDIELKGYTRDVYLSQYWLNVPISLTGWGGRIDPSMLLALAFKGGGPWNESHLDAPVLNDLIEKISGEADPDQRMSYYHELQEWFYENGPLINVQVPYLVAINDSVVGYRQPITMLPQYKYMDIL; encoded by the coding sequence ATGCGACGTACATTACTACTAGTACTTTTGCTTGCAATACCCATGATGGTATTTGCAGGAGGGGATGCCGAAAAAGCGGCTCCTGTTAAACAGATCCGAGTAGCAGACCAGGTCCCTGGATTGATTACCCCAGGTGTATGGGATGGTCAGGTATTCTCCATGAACTCATCCATCTATGAGTATTTGATGGAGATCAATGCAGAAACCGGTGAACTTGATCCAGTGCTTGCAACAAGCTGGGAAACCGACGCTGGTAAGGTCTGGACCTTCAAGCTGAGAAAAGGTGTCAAGTTCCACAATGGTTCTGATTTTACCGCTGAGGATGTAAAGTTCACCCTCGAGAGAACCCAGGACCCTGATCTTGGACATTTGAAAAAGTCTGACTTCGAAGTTATGGAATCTGTGCGTGTAGTTGATGATTACACGGTTGAGGTAACGCTCAAAGAACCTCGTCCAACATTTGTGTATCAGATGACCGACTACAGTATGGCAATCCTCTCCAGCGAGTATGACTATGACTCCTATGGTGAGACCAAGCCAATGGGCACCGGTCCATTCATGATGAACCAGTTGGTTCCCAAGGAATCAGCACTGCTTGAGAAGAATCCTAACTATTGGGCAGAAGGACTTCCAAAGGTTGACCAGATCGCCATTTACTTTGTAGGCGATATTGATGCCAGTATCTCCATGCTTGAATCTGATCGTGTAGATGTAGTTCCCTTCATCACCCCGGAGATCAAGCAGCGTCTTGATGGTGTTGATGGCATTTCTGTCATCTCTCCATACCAGGAACAGAGATTCATCTCCATGCGAGTAGATGAGGCTCCCTTTGATGACAACCGCGTTCGATTGGCTTTCAAGTATGCCATGGATCCAGAAGTAATTGCCCGTAGTACCGCTAAAATGGAATTGGGCGATGGAGTCTACTATAATGAGACCCCGATCATGAATGCCTTGGCTGAGTACAAAGAGATTCCCTTGCGTGAGAGAAACATTGCAAAGGCAAAGGAATTGCTTGCAGATGCTGGCTATCCTAATGGCTTGAGCACTGAGCTTTACTACGCTTCTGACCACCCATTTGGTAAGGAGCTTAGCCAGACGGTTAAGGAATTGGCTGCTGAGGCTGGATTCGATATTGAGCTGAAGGGATATACCCGTGACGTCTACCTTTCACAGTACTGGTTGAATGTTCCCATCTCCCTTACCGGTTGGGGTGGTCGTATTGACCCATCCATGTTGCTCGCACTTGCCTTCAAGGGCGGTGGTCCTTGGAATGAGTCCCATCTGGATGCACCTGTTCTCAACGATCTAATCGAGAAGATTTCCGGTGAGGCAGATCCTGATCAGCGTATGAGTTACTATCATGAGTTGCAGGAATGGTTCTATGAGAATGGTCCTCTGATCAACGTACAGGTTCCGTATCTGGTGGCGATCAATGACAGTGTTGTTGGTTACCGGCAGCCGATTACCATGCTTCCACAATATAAGTACATGGATATTCTATGA
- a CDS encoding ABC transporter permease, whose protein sequence is MKRLMEMFLRRLGSLLATLVVMSFIIFLLVEIMPGDVAQMILGQSATEEAVASLREARGLNDPLLERYGRWIKGVAVGDLGESVYMKGVSINSILWRKVGHSVILAMTAFIIFVPLSIFFGVLAGVKEKKPTDSIISFFGLATMALPEFVSGVILITVFAVQLDWFPIVSVIPIGESIWQNLNIVILPALSITFVMFGYISRMQRSSMITVMNSDYIRAATLKGMPRKYVIFRHALKNAMLPTITIIGMNMGWLFGGLVVVETLFGFPGMGSLLMTGIKTRDVPLIEACVLLITVIYSLSTMITDIMYSYLNPRIRYQGGQK, encoded by the coding sequence ATGAAGAGATTAATGGAAATGTTTCTTCGTCGTCTGGGGTCGCTTCTTGCGACCCTGGTCGTCATGTCGTTCATCATCTTCTTGCTTGTTGAAATCATGCCAGGTGATGTCGCACAAATGATTCTGGGCCAGAGTGCTACAGAGGAGGCCGTGGCTTCCCTGCGTGAGGCAAGGGGGCTCAATGATCCCTTGCTGGAACGCTATGGAAGATGGATTAAAGGCGTAGCTGTAGGTGATTTAGGTGAATCTGTATATATGAAGGGTGTTTCGATCAACTCCATACTTTGGAGAAAGGTTGGACACTCAGTAATATTAGCCATGACCGCCTTTATCATATTTGTTCCACTATCTATCTTCTTTGGGGTATTGGCAGGGGTAAAGGAGAAGAAACCGACAGACTCAATTATTTCCTTTTTTGGTTTGGCTACTATGGCCCTCCCTGAGTTTGTTTCCGGTGTTATTCTTATTACCGTCTTTGCTGTTCAGTTGGACTGGTTTCCCATTGTCAGCGTCATTCCCATTGGGGAAAGTATTTGGCAGAACCTGAACATTGTAATTCTCCCCGCACTATCCATTACGTTTGTTATGTTTGGATATATCTCGAGAATGCAACGTTCTTCCATGATCACCGTTATGAATTCTGACTACATCAGGGCAGCAACCTTGAAAGGTATGCCGCGCAAGTATGTCATTTTCAGGCACGCGTTGAAAAATGCAATGCTTCCCACTATTACCATTATTGGTATGAATATGGGTTGGTTGTTTGGAGGGCTGGTCGTAGTTGAGACGCTCTTTGGGTTCCCAGGGATGGGCTCATTGTTGATGACAGGAATCAAGACACGCGATGTGCCGCTTATTGAGGCTTGTGTACTCCTGATAACCGTCATCTACTCACTCTCTACGATGATTACCGACATTATGTATAGCTATCTCAACCCGAGGATCAGATACCAAGGAGGCCAGAAATGA
- a CDS encoding ABC transporter permease has product MKYFFYQLKKSPLAMVGIAIILFWLIAAAVGPSMIPFTHTAMDSENQMASPGEYGHVLGTDGLGRDILARIVYGSRSILTVALLTSIFSTLVGILLGFSAGYFGGKLDTAFLRAMDILMAIPPLVLSMVILGILGDSSIASLTIIVSIAFVPATARVSRGVLLTEKSQEYVSAARIRGENHLYIMFVEILPNTMGPIIVEATARFAYSIMMVASLGFLGVGLQPPTPDWGMMVIENKPIIAQAPWAVLFPALAIASLVIAISIFSDFVSKVLIHER; this is encoded by the coding sequence ATGAAGTATTTCTTCTATCAATTGAAAAAAAGTCCACTGGCCATGGTCGGTATCGCAATCATCTTGTTCTGGTTGATAGCCGCTGCAGTAGGCCCCTCCATGATTCCCTTTACCCATACTGCGATGGACTCTGAGAATCAGATGGCCTCCCCTGGTGAATATGGTCATGTGTTGGGCACCGATGGGCTTGGCCGGGATATTCTTGCGAGAATTGTCTATGGCAGTCGATCAATCCTAACCGTCGCACTACTGACTTCCATATTTTCCACATTGGTGGGTATCTTGCTTGGGTTCTCTGCAGGGTACTTTGGAGGGAAGCTTGATACAGCGTTCCTTCGTGCAATGGATATCCTTATGGCCATTCCTCCCTTGGTACTGTCCATGGTTATCCTTGGAATTCTAGGGGACTCCAGTATTGCGAGCTTGACGATCATTGTATCTATTGCGTTCGTACCTGCTACAGCACGTGTCTCCCGTGGAGTGCTCTTGACGGAAAAGAGCCAGGAGTATGTCTCTGCTGCTCGTATTCGTGGTGAGAATCATCTCTACATCATGTTTGTTGAGATACTCCCCAATACCATGGGACCTATCATCGTTGAAGCTACTGCACGATTTGCCTATTCAATCATGATGGTTGCCTCCCTTGGGTTTTTGGGAGTCGGATTGCAGCCTCCCACCCCTGACTGGGGTATGATGGTTATCGAGAACAAGCCGATCATTGCACAAGCGCCTTGGGCGGTTCTGTTTCCAGCCTTGGCTATCGCTTCCTTGGTGATTGCCATCTCTATTTTCTCTGACTTTGTCAGTAAGGTATTGATACATGAACGATAA
- a CDS encoding dipeptide ABC transporter ATP-binding protein — protein sequence MNDNILEIENLHVRFNTFDGTFSAVNNVSLNLEYSESIGIIGESGCGKSTLAFTVMRYLASNAEVEGAIRFKGDNLLEKSEKEMESVRGNRIAMVFQNPYSSLNPSLTIGFQLDEVGMHHQKLNKAKARKATIEALEMMNLGDPKGIVRRYPHQVSGGIQQRICIAMALLCKPDLMILDEPTTALDVTTEAVILDSIAELRDKLKMSMIYISHDIGVINKVAENIVVMYSGEIVESGPKQQIFENPVHPYTRALINCMPRGGVVKEKTKLNTIPGYVKKRGADEGGCPFADRCDKKNDTCISKYGIKKIEGAHFAACDRAYAEDIPDKLKVRLTPTPRKDDPDFDSEKDLLKVEDLHKIYGSRRKVYAVNGIEFSVKPHSILGIVGESGCGKSTTGHMVSGLFPPSKGRILFGDTDISIGWNKRDKETLKNIQLIFQNPGRSLNPSHTVEKIIGRTMQKLANINDANERREKIIDILRKVDLGKEYLEKKPRQLSGGEQQRVAIARSLSISPNLIVCDEPTSALDVSVQASVLNLLNDLQVDTHVAYLFISHDLNVINYLSDYIMVMYAGKIAEYGKRDEVMENSHHPYTEALLSAVPEVDPTKQKEIIELEGMLPDPAKKVKGCPFAGRCHKQVGEICEKEYPPMVRLSEDHYYFCHIKP from the coding sequence ATGAACGATAATATTTTAGAAATTGAAAACCTCCATGTACGATTCAACACCTTTGATGGGACCTTCTCTGCAGTCAACAATGTATCCTTGAATTTGGAATACAGTGAATCGATTGGGATCATAGGTGAATCTGGTTGTGGAAAGAGTACCCTCGCATTCACCGTAATGCGCTACCTTGCAAGTAATGCAGAGGTAGAGGGAGCTATCCGTTTCAAGGGTGATAATTTGCTCGAGAAATCGGAAAAAGAGATGGAATCGGTGCGTGGCAATAGAATTGCCATGGTTTTCCAGAACCCATACTCCTCTCTTAATCCTTCCCTTACCATCGGCTTTCAGCTGGATGAAGTGGGAATGCATCACCAAAAGCTCAACAAGGCAAAGGCAAGAAAGGCAACGATTGAAGCCTTGGAAATGATGAATCTTGGAGATCCCAAAGGCATTGTGAGAAGGTATCCTCACCAGGTTAGTGGTGGTATTCAACAGAGAATTTGTATTGCGATGGCATTACTCTGCAAGCCGGACCTTATGATCCTGGATGAACCGACCACTGCCTTGGATGTTACTACAGAGGCTGTCATTCTTGACTCTATAGCAGAGCTCAGGGATAAGCTGAAGATGTCCATGATCTATATCTCGCATGATATTGGTGTTATCAACAAAGTTGCTGAGAACATCGTGGTTATGTACAGTGGTGAGATTGTCGAGAGTGGTCCCAAACAGCAGATTTTTGAGAATCCTGTACATCCGTATACCCGTGCTTTGATCAACTGTATGCCTCGTGGTGGGGTAGTGAAGGAAAAGACGAAGCTGAACACCATTCCCGGCTATGTGAAGAAACGTGGTGCGGATGAGGGTGGCTGTCCGTTTGCTGATAGGTGTGACAAGAAAAACGATACCTGTATCAGCAAATATGGGATCAAGAAGATAGAAGGGGCTCACTTTGCAGCCTGCGATCGTGCATATGCTGAGGATATCCCCGACAAACTGAAGGTACGGCTCACGCCAACCCCACGCAAGGATGATCCCGATTTTGACAGTGAGAAAGATTTGCTGAAGGTTGAGGACTTGCATAAGATTTATGGCAGCAGACGGAAAGTATATGCTGTCAATGGCATTGAGTTCTCAGTCAAACCTCATTCCATTCTTGGTATTGTAGGTGAGTCAGGGTGTGGTAAATCCACTACCGGACATATGGTCAGTGGTTTGTTCCCGCCATCCAAGGGTAGGATTCTCTTTGGAGATACCGATATTTCCATTGGTTGGAACAAACGGGACAAGGAGACGCTGAAGAACATTCAGCTCATTTTCCAGAATCCTGGTCGAAGTCTCAACCCGTCCCATACTGTAGAGAAGATCATTGGTCGAACCATGCAGAAGCTTGCAAACATCAATGATGCGAATGAGCGACGTGAGAAGATCATTGATATTCTCAGGAAGGTTGACCTGGGTAAGGAGTACTTGGAGAAGAAACCACGTCAGCTTAGTGGAGGGGAACAGCAGCGTGTGGCTATTGCACGTTCACTGTCCATCTCTCCAAACCTGATCGTCTGTGATGAGCCAACCAGTGCTCTTGATGTCTCTGTCCAGGCATCGGTACTCAACCTGCTCAATGACCTACAGGTGGATACCCATGTTGCCTACTTGTTCATATCGCATGACCTGAATGTCATCAACTACCTCAGTGATTACATCATGGTCATGTATGCAGGAAAGATTGCTGAGTATGGTAAGCGGGATGAGGTGATGGAAAACTCCCACCACCCCTATACCGAGGCACTGCTTTCAGCTGTTCCCGAGGTTGATCCTACAAAACAGAAGGAAATCATTGAACTGGAGGGAATGCTGCCTGATCCTGCAAAGAAGGTGAAGGGGTGTCCATTTGCCGGTCGATGCCACAAGCAGGTAGGTGAGATATGCGAGAAGGAGTATCCACCCATGGTGCGTCTCTCCGAGGACCACTACTACTTCTGCCACATCAAGCCGTAG
- a CDS encoding NUDIX hydrolase, with protein sequence MHLPYHGAGIIFWTVSETGEVSFLMGKRSMPPQNHRWSFPGGTWERARDGYDAKGKISYKETAIRECQEEVGLDVPSPGNLFPLWSLDVPGFHYRVYTYYLKNQVTPPYISEFSQAGWVTFSTVPSPTVTFVRKQIRRLKHYVEQTRKRTIGFVDQ encoded by the coding sequence ATGCATCTACCGTACCACGGGGCTGGAATCATATTCTGGACAGTCAGCGAAACAGGTGAAGTTTCCTTCCTGATGGGAAAACGTTCCATGCCGCCTCAAAACCATAGGTGGTCTTTCCCTGGAGGAACATGGGAGAGAGCAAGAGATGGGTATGATGCCAAGGGAAAGATTTCCTACAAAGAGACAGCAATAAGGGAGTGCCAGGAGGAAGTGGGACTGGATGTTCCATCCCCAGGAAACCTGTTCCCTCTCTGGTCGCTTGATGTGCCAGGTTTTCACTACCGAGTCTATACATATTATCTCAAGAATCAGGTAACACCACCCTACATCTCTGAATTCTCTCAGGCAGGATGGGTTACCTTCTCTACTGTCCCCTCTCCTACGGTAACCTTCGTACGGAAACAGATCCGTAGACTGAAGCATTATGTTGAGCAAACAAGGAAAAGGACCATCGGTTTTGTAGACCAATGA
- a CDS encoding DsrE family protein, which translates to MSSMLMIFNHAPYDGSDVTWNALRLAGQLQVTGHTVRIFLMNDSVDLARDSNKKPLEYDQDLSQMLRDLIAKGVQVRVCGTCMARCGIHKNEPYFAGAEKSTMAALAEWTADSDKVLTF; encoded by the coding sequence ATGAGTAGTATGCTAATGATTTTCAATCATGCTCCCTATGATGGGAGCGATGTAACGTGGAATGCCCTTCGTCTTGCTGGACAGCTGCAGGTAACAGGTCATACAGTGCGAATCTTCCTGATGAATGATTCTGTTGATCTTGCCCGTGATTCAAACAAGAAACCACTCGAGTATGACCAAGACCTATCGCAGATGCTTCGTGACCTGATCGCCAAGGGTGTTCAGGTAAGGGTTTGTGGAACTTGTATGGCCCGTTGTGGTATCCATAAGAACGAACCATACTTTGCCGGAGCTGAGAAGTCCACCATGGCAGCCCTTGCTGAGTGGACTGCCGACAGCGACAAGGTCCTGACATTCTAA
- a CDS encoding thiamine pyrophosphate-binding protein: protein MAKQLKTGAEIIARSLEDLGVQYIFGYTGAAILPVMDELAKSSIKIVVNANEQCAAFSAAGYSRSSEQVGIAIVTSGPAITNALTAVADSYADSIPLVVIAGQVPEHKLGTDSFQHIDVASVFGPTAKKVYSVKALNNLEHVIKDAYFLAQSGKRGPVVIDLPMNLQQKAAGYEALPLAQFSTIYDQDVHLSSSQCKQFFDLLLEADHPLLYLGGGLNSERGSEAIRRFNARFSIPSVNTLMAKGVVNEREATNLGMLGMFGTPAANKIIQENDLFLAIGVRWDDRVAEKVGFAIQAKIAFIDIHADKVQQIRGERRPVFSFIGDAATILHDLCDWADTHDLKLTIDEWREHAAQLKRRWPLAYNTEATTIQMAQVLRTLDSLIDESTIITTGVGNHQLFSAQYIRCQRPRSFLTCGAFGTMGSGMPLAVGAVHANKDKQVIVVDGDGSFRMNMGELFTIGTNCLPIKILLLNNHADGMVYNLEDAAYEGRHSATCRKEDVNFAKMADLCGFSYNRRIEQKEEIEQALKEWMESTGPCLLEVITDRKEVLYPVVRPGASYADMDLGPFIQEKEIQ from the coding sequence ATGGCTAAACAACTCAAAACCGGTGCAGAGATTATCGCACGAAGCCTTGAGGATCTGGGTGTACAGTATATCTTCGGTTATACGGGAGCGGCCATTCTACCGGTCATGGATGAGCTGGCAAAGAGCTCGATCAAGATTGTCGTGAATGCCAATGAGCAGTGCGCAGCCTTCAGTGCTGCAGGATACTCCAGAAGCAGTGAACAGGTTGGGATTGCCATTGTTACCAGTGGGCCGGCCATCACCAATGCACTGACAGCAGTGGCTGACAGCTACGCTGACAGCATTCCCTTGGTGGTAATCGCTGGACAGGTACCGGAGCACAAGCTTGGTACTGACTCATTCCAGCATATTGATGTTGCCTCAGTTTTTGGCCCTACAGCCAAGAAAGTGTACTCTGTTAAAGCCTTGAACAACCTTGAGCATGTCATCAAGGATGCCTACTTCCTGGCACAATCAGGAAAACGTGGGCCGGTAGTCATAGACCTTCCCATGAACCTGCAACAGAAAGCAGCCGGGTATGAAGCACTACCTCTTGCACAGTTCAGCACCATTTATGATCAGGATGTCCATCTCTCCTCTTCACAATGCAAACAATTTTTCGACCTGCTCTTGGAGGCTGACCATCCACTCCTGTATTTGGGTGGAGGGCTTAACAGTGAACGTGGAAGTGAAGCCATCAGACGATTCAATGCACGGTTTTCGATTCCATCAGTAAACACCTTGATGGCAAAAGGGGTGGTGAATGAGCGTGAGGCAACCAACCTTGGCATGCTCGGTATGTTCGGCACACCTGCCGCCAACAAGATCATCCAGGAGAACGACCTCTTTCTTGCCATTGGAGTCCGCTGGGATGACCGTGTTGCTGAAAAGGTAGGGTTTGCCATTCAGGCAAAAATTGCGTTCATCGACATTCATGCCGACAAGGTGCAACAGATTCGGGGAGAAAGGCGACCTGTGTTCTCCTTCATTGGAGATGCCGCAACCATTCTTCACGACCTTTGCGATTGGGCTGATACCCATGACCTCAAACTCACCATTGATGAATGGAGAGAGCATGCAGCACAGTTAAAGCGTCGTTGGCCTCTTGCCTACAATACTGAAGCAACTACCATCCAGATGGCACAGGTCTTACGTACCTTGGATTCACTCATTGACGAATCTACCATCATCACCACAGGGGTGGGAAATCATCAGCTGTTCTCTGCTCAGTACATCCGATGCCAGAGGCCCCGATCTTTTCTCACCTGTGGTGCCTTCGGGACCATGGGAAGTGGCATGCCACTTGCTGTTGGTGCCGTACATGCCAATAAAGATAAACAGGTAATCGTAGTGGACGGGGACGGAAGTTTCAGGATGAATATGGGTGAGCTTTTCACGATTGGAACAAACTGCCTCCCTATCAAGATACTCCTCCTGAACAACCATGCCGATGGGATGGTCTACAACCTTGAGGATGCTGCATATGAAGGCAGGCACTCTGCTACCTGCAGAAAAGAGGATGTCAATTTTGCGAAGATGGCTGACCTGTGCGGTTTCTCCTATAACAGAAGGATTGAACAGAAAGAAGAGATAGAGCAAGCGCTCAAAGAGTGGATGGAGAGCACTGGACCATGCTTGCTTGAGGTGATTACCGACCGTAAGGAAGTGTTGTACCCCGTCGTACGACCTGGTGCTTCCTATGCAGATATGGACCTTGGGCCATTTATACAGGAAAAGGAAATACAATGA
- a CDS encoding deoxyribodipyrimidine photo-lyase, giving the protein MDTVFFFSLLAKAVVRLGMMVDEQRIRKLNTKPILHEKPYVVYWMQASGRVEQNEALSFAIETANSLKKPLVVYFGITPHFAGATARHYRFMLEGIREVEKELQERSIPLLVSSFGVVEGLKKLQSSIACLIVDRAYTTIERSWRKEVSSFLACTVYEVEANVVVPVEAVSDKDEYSAATLRRKIEPMISYFAQEIQIPEIMVKSRSYDYPFDSADLENIPLLVESLGIKQKGSSVLPLQGGSTAALSRLDDFIEHTFVGYDTKRNDPAISHSSGLSAYLHFGQISPVTIYHAVKDLDISDVPAFLEQLIVRRELAYNFVAFNPFYDQYEGLPSWARKSLEAHEADPRPVTYQYEELERGETHDPYWNAAQKELVLLGRMHNYLRMYWGKKILEWSPTPKQGFSWALKLNNTYQADGRDPNGYAGVAWCFGKHDRPWVERPIFGNIRYMNDKGLERKFNMKAYLQRIEKETSI; this is encoded by the coding sequence ATGGATACCGTATTTTTCTTTTCGCTGTTGGCTAAAGCTGTGGTACGCTTGGGCATGATGGTTGATGAACAGAGAATCAGGAAACTCAATACCAAGCCAATACTGCATGAAAAGCCATATGTAGTGTATTGGATGCAGGCATCCGGGAGGGTGGAACAGAATGAAGCACTCTCGTTTGCAATAGAGACTGCAAATTCCCTTAAGAAACCTTTGGTTGTCTATTTTGGAATCACTCCACATTTTGCAGGTGCCACAGCCCGTCACTACCGTTTCATGCTGGAAGGTATTCGGGAGGTGGAGAAGGAGTTGCAGGAGCGTTCCATACCCTTGCTTGTCTCTTCTTTTGGGGTAGTGGAAGGTTTGAAAAAGCTGCAATCAAGTATTGCCTGTCTTATAGTAGACAGGGCATACACCACCATTGAACGTTCTTGGAGAAAGGAAGTTTCCTCATTCCTTGCATGTACCGTCTATGAGGTAGAGGCTAATGTAGTGGTGCCTGTTGAGGCGGTGAGTGATAAGGATGAATACTCTGCAGCAACCCTGAGAAGAAAAATTGAACCGATGATCTCTTACTTTGCACAGGAGATTCAGATTCCAGAGATCATGGTGAAGAGCCGGTCCTATGACTACCCCTTTGATTCAGCTGATCTTGAAAACATCCCATTACTTGTTGAATCACTGGGGATTAAGCAGAAAGGTAGTTCTGTTTTGCCTTTGCAGGGAGGCAGTACTGCGGCGCTCTCTAGACTGGATGACTTCATTGAACATACCTTTGTAGGCTATGATACAAAACGCAACGATCCGGCAATCAGCCACAGCAGTGGGCTCAGTGCATATCTTCATTTTGGACAGATCAGCCCAGTTACCATCTACCACGCGGTTAAGGATCTGGATATCAGTGATGTACCGGCATTCCTGGAGCAGTTGATCGTCAGGCGTGAACTTGCCTATAACTTTGTTGCTTTCAACCCATTCTATGACCAGTATGAGGGACTTCCTTCCTGGGCGAGGAAGAGCTTGGAGGCGCATGAGGCCGACCCAAGACCTGTTACCTACCAATATGAAGAGTTGGAAAGGGGGGAGACCCATGACCCCTACTGGAATGCAGCGCAGAAAGAGTTGGTTCTATTGGGTAGAATGCACAACTACCTGAGGATGTACTGGGGGAAAAAGATCCTGGAGTGGAGCCCGACTCCCAAGCAGGGATTTTCCTGGGCACTGAAACTCAATAACACCTACCAGGCAGATGGGCGTGATCCAAATGGGTATGCCGGTGTTGCCTGGTGTTTTGGCAAGCATGACCGTCCATGGGTGGAGAGACCCATATTCGGAAATATCCGCTACATGAATGACAAGGGGCTGGAGAGAAAATTCAACATGAAAGCCTATCTCCAGCGAATTGAAAAAGAAACATCCATCTAG